The following proteins are encoded in a genomic region of Channa argus isolate prfri chromosome 3, Channa argus male v1.0, whole genome shotgun sequence:
- the LOC137123368 gene encoding phosphofurin acidic cluster sorting protein 2-like isoform X1, translating to MAAPANTGRLRVAAFPPSPAVDPGSGSDGAAEADGWVPVPMNLFATWEIDRSSPSCVPRLCSLTLKKLMVFKQLDKELSSIVIAVKIQGSKRTLRSNEYLLPPDGLMETDLELTFSLQYPHFLKRDANRLHVMLQRRKRYKNRTIRGYKTLAVGVINMAEVMQHPTDGAQILCLHSNLKDALVHAAELSVLSLSSQPIEQEDTSSHHDNKTKASDQSPDMENYWEDDDDSFSSEQEGSDDAVRPQDMYEDDDDVQGKMKKTHRTQQPNFKQKFVALLKRFKVSDEVLDSDPVGQSQEAEEDLDLLYDSLEVYNPSDSGPELDDNDSILSTPKPKLRPFFEGVSQSSSQTEVRSLHSQRSQRDQPAAAAEMLPAEDQGPRGPDESRGEETIPTDEEENVAMGTEAAPAAKLSKTESHIHLSPSKTGSQVSRHQRNISMKDRQNSKGTDRTSSVDSETSSDSRIPPLQVARKSVLDQLNHILFSEDQLPESIILINTTDWQGQYLSDVLFDQAIVCTVSTADVQAAFSAIISRIQRFCNCNSQTPPTVKVVVGGDQTYLSNVLCCFVEQLASKTSDWLNYLRFLILPVGVHPLAKILASLDAKFSSLFMDVSWRELFGRLEPPPHVITSDAVGVAGRVSQYLSGAAVSHLFPISEAMLTCKYKSHEDDSCQKFVPFIGLVKVGIVEQNFMTTSVDSDDITLGSPPTQSGGPTSITSTPPPSPSISCPGEVMGLQVDYWSSQAGGGERRKDVGMKNTLKSNFRCLQVSRLSGGELMSMTVVTKEKNKKVMFLSKKTKEKEAESRSQLIEGISRLICTSKHQHTLRVCIDGVEWNDVKFFQLAAQWPTHVKHFPVGIFGYNKP from the exons ATGGCGGCGCCTGCGAACACAGGCAGACTCCGAGTCGCTGCTTTCCCACCGAGTCCGGCGGTGGATCCGGGGTCTGGATCCGATGGTGCCGCGGAGGCGGATGGCTGGGTCCCGGTGCCCATGAACCTGTTTGCGACCTGGGAGATCGACCGGTCCTCACCGAGCTGCGTGCCCAG GTTGTGCAGTCTGACTCTGAAGAAGCTGATGGTTTTCAAGCAGCTGGACAAAGAGCTGAGCTCCATTGTCATCGCTGTGAAGATCCAG GGCTCTAAACGAACTTTGAGATCCAATGAGTACCTTCTGCCTCCTGATGGCCTGATGGAGACAGACCTGGAGCTCACTTTCTCACTGCAG TATCCTCACTTCCTGAAGCGAGATGCTAACCGTCTGCATGTGATGTtgcagaggaggaaaagataCAAGAACCGAACCATAAGGGGCTACAAAACCCTTGCAGTGGGTGTCATCAACATGGCTGAG GTGATGCAGCATCCAACAGATGGAGCCCAGATCCTCTGTCTCCATAGCAACCTCAAGGATGCTTTGGTACATGCAGCTGAACTCAGCGTCCTCTCTCTTTCTAGCCAGCCAATCGAGCAGGAGGACACGAGCAGTCACCATGACAACAAGACAAAGGCCTCAG ATCAGTCCCCAGACATGGAGAACTACtgggaggatgatgatgatagcTTCTCTTCTGAACAGGAAGGAAGTGATGACGCAGTCCGGCCTCAG gacATGTACGAAGACGATGATGATGTTCAGGGAAAGATGAAGAAGACCCACAGAACTCAG caGCCGAACTTCAAACAGAAGTTTGTGGCTCTGTTAAAAAGATTCAAAGTCTCTGACGAG GTTCTGGACTCTGACCCCGTTGGTCAGAGTCAGGAGGCTGAAGAGGACCTGGACCTTCTCTATGACAGTCTGGAGGTTTACAATCCGAGCGACAGTGGCCCTGAGCTGGATGACAATGACAGCATCCTAAGCACGCCCAAACCCAAACTGAG GCCGTTCTTCGAGGGCGTTTCTCAGTCCAGCTCTCAGACTGAGGTCCGGAGTCTGCACAGTCAGAGGAGTCAGAGAGATCAACCTGCAGCT GCTGCAGAGATGCTGCCTGCTGAAGACCAGGGCCCTCGAGGACCTGATGAGTCCAGAGGGGAGGAGACCATCCCCACT GATGAAGAGGAGAATGTTGCCATGGGAACAGAAGCAGCCCCGGCTGCAAAACTCAGTAAAACTGAGTCACATATACACTTGTCACCAAG TAAGACAGGAAGTCAGGTGTCTCGCCATCAAAGAAACATCTCTATGAAGGACAGACAAAACTCCAAAGGGACAGACAGAACCAGCAGTGTGGACAGTGAGACATCATCGGACTCCAGGATACCTCCTTTACag GTTGCTAGGAAGTCTGTCCTGGATCAGCTGAACCACATTCTGTTTTCTGAGGACCAGCTTCCTGAATCCATCATTCTGATCAACACCACTGACTGGCAGGGACAG TATCTGTCAGACGTTCTTTTCGATCAGGCGATCGTCTGCACAGTCTCCACAGCTGATGTCCAGGCGGCGTTCAGTGCCATCATCAGCCGCATCCAAAGATT CTGTAACTGTAACTCGCAGACACCACCTACGgtgaaggtggtggtggggggagaTCAGACTTACCTCAGCAATGTCCTCTGCTGCTTTGTAGAGCAGCTGGCCAGCAAgacttctgattggctgaactaCCTCCGCTTCCTGATCCTCCCCGTTG GAGTCCACCCGCTGGCCAAGATCCTGGCCTCCCTGGATGCTAAATTCAGCAGCCTGTTCATGGATGTCAGCTGGAGGGAGCTGTTTGGCCGTCTGGAGCCTCCTCCTCATGTTATCA cATCAGATGCTGTCGGTGTAGCAGGTCGAGTGTCTCAATATTTGTCTGGAGCTGCTGTTTCTCACCTGTTTCCCATCTCAGAGGCCATGCTCACCTGCAAATACAAGAG CCATGAAGACGACTCCTGTCAGAAGTTTGTTCCTTTTATCGGG CTGGTCAAGGTTGGCATTGTGGAGCAGAACTTCATGACGACCTCAG TGGACTCCGATGACATCACACTGGGATCCCCTCCTACCCAATCGGGGGGACCAACCAGCATCACCTCCACACCTCCACCCTCCCCCTCCATCAG TTGTCCAGGAGAGGTGATGGGTCTGCAGGTGGACTATTGGAGCAGtcaggcaggaggaggagagcggAGGAAGGACGTGGGGATGAAGAACACCCTGAAGAGTAACTTCCGCTGTCTGCAGGTGTCGAGACTCAGTGGAGGAGAACTGATGAGCATGACAGTGGTGACCAAGGAGAAGAACAAGAAAG TCATGTTCCTCAGTAAGAAGACAAAGGAAAAGGAGGCGGAGTCTAGGAGTCAGCTGATTGAAGGAATCAGCAGGTTGATCTGTACGTCTAAACACCAGCACACGCTcagag tgtgtATAGACGGCGTTGAGTGGAACGATGTCAAGTTTTTCCAGCTCGCTGCTCAGTGGCCGACACACGTCAAACACTTTCCTGTTGGTATCTTTGGATACAACAAACCCTGA
- the LOC137123368 gene encoding phosphofurin acidic cluster sorting protein 2-like isoform X2: MAAPANTGRLRVAAFPPSPAVDPGSGSDGAAEADGWVPVPMNLFATWEIDRSSPSCVPRLCSLTLKKLMVFKQLDKELSSIVIAVKIQGSKRTLRSNEYLLPPDGLMETDLELTFSLQYPHFLKRDANRLHVMLQRRKRYKNRTIRGYKTLAVGVINMAEVMQHPTDGAQILCLHSNLKDALVHAAELSVLSLSSQPIEQEDTSSHHDNKTKASDQSPDMENYWEDDDDSFSSEQEGSDDAVRPQDMYEDDDDVQGKMKKTHRTQPNFKQKFVALLKRFKVSDEVLDSDPVGQSQEAEEDLDLLYDSLEVYNPSDSGPELDDNDSILSTPKPKLRPFFEGVSQSSSQTEVRSLHSQRSQRDQPAAAAEMLPAEDQGPRGPDESRGEETIPTDEEENVAMGTEAAPAAKLSKTESHIHLSPSKTGSQVSRHQRNISMKDRQNSKGTDRTSSVDSETSSDSRIPPLQVARKSVLDQLNHILFSEDQLPESIILINTTDWQGQYLSDVLFDQAIVCTVSTADVQAAFSAIISRIQRFCNCNSQTPPTVKVVVGGDQTYLSNVLCCFVEQLASKTSDWLNYLRFLILPVGVHPLAKILASLDAKFSSLFMDVSWRELFGRLEPPPHVITSDAVGVAGRVSQYLSGAAVSHLFPISEAMLTCKYKSHEDDSCQKFVPFIGLVKVGIVEQNFMTTSVDSDDITLGSPPTQSGGPTSITSTPPPSPSISCPGEVMGLQVDYWSSQAGGGERRKDVGMKNTLKSNFRCLQVSRLSGGELMSMTVVTKEKNKKVMFLSKKTKEKEAESRSQLIEGISRLICTSKHQHTLRVCIDGVEWNDVKFFQLAAQWPTHVKHFPVGIFGYNKP; this comes from the exons ATGGCGGCGCCTGCGAACACAGGCAGACTCCGAGTCGCTGCTTTCCCACCGAGTCCGGCGGTGGATCCGGGGTCTGGATCCGATGGTGCCGCGGAGGCGGATGGCTGGGTCCCGGTGCCCATGAACCTGTTTGCGACCTGGGAGATCGACCGGTCCTCACCGAGCTGCGTGCCCAG GTTGTGCAGTCTGACTCTGAAGAAGCTGATGGTTTTCAAGCAGCTGGACAAAGAGCTGAGCTCCATTGTCATCGCTGTGAAGATCCAG GGCTCTAAACGAACTTTGAGATCCAATGAGTACCTTCTGCCTCCTGATGGCCTGATGGAGACAGACCTGGAGCTCACTTTCTCACTGCAG TATCCTCACTTCCTGAAGCGAGATGCTAACCGTCTGCATGTGATGTtgcagaggaggaaaagataCAAGAACCGAACCATAAGGGGCTACAAAACCCTTGCAGTGGGTGTCATCAACATGGCTGAG GTGATGCAGCATCCAACAGATGGAGCCCAGATCCTCTGTCTCCATAGCAACCTCAAGGATGCTTTGGTACATGCAGCTGAACTCAGCGTCCTCTCTCTTTCTAGCCAGCCAATCGAGCAGGAGGACACGAGCAGTCACCATGACAACAAGACAAAGGCCTCAG ATCAGTCCCCAGACATGGAGAACTACtgggaggatgatgatgatagcTTCTCTTCTGAACAGGAAGGAAGTGATGACGCAGTCCGGCCTCAG gacATGTACGAAGACGATGATGATGTTCAGGGAAAGATGAAGAAGACCCACAGAACTCAG CCGAACTTCAAACAGAAGTTTGTGGCTCTGTTAAAAAGATTCAAAGTCTCTGACGAG GTTCTGGACTCTGACCCCGTTGGTCAGAGTCAGGAGGCTGAAGAGGACCTGGACCTTCTCTATGACAGTCTGGAGGTTTACAATCCGAGCGACAGTGGCCCTGAGCTGGATGACAATGACAGCATCCTAAGCACGCCCAAACCCAAACTGAG GCCGTTCTTCGAGGGCGTTTCTCAGTCCAGCTCTCAGACTGAGGTCCGGAGTCTGCACAGTCAGAGGAGTCAGAGAGATCAACCTGCAGCT GCTGCAGAGATGCTGCCTGCTGAAGACCAGGGCCCTCGAGGACCTGATGAGTCCAGAGGGGAGGAGACCATCCCCACT GATGAAGAGGAGAATGTTGCCATGGGAACAGAAGCAGCCCCGGCTGCAAAACTCAGTAAAACTGAGTCACATATACACTTGTCACCAAG TAAGACAGGAAGTCAGGTGTCTCGCCATCAAAGAAACATCTCTATGAAGGACAGACAAAACTCCAAAGGGACAGACAGAACCAGCAGTGTGGACAGTGAGACATCATCGGACTCCAGGATACCTCCTTTACag GTTGCTAGGAAGTCTGTCCTGGATCAGCTGAACCACATTCTGTTTTCTGAGGACCAGCTTCCTGAATCCATCATTCTGATCAACACCACTGACTGGCAGGGACAG TATCTGTCAGACGTTCTTTTCGATCAGGCGATCGTCTGCACAGTCTCCACAGCTGATGTCCAGGCGGCGTTCAGTGCCATCATCAGCCGCATCCAAAGATT CTGTAACTGTAACTCGCAGACACCACCTACGgtgaaggtggtggtggggggagaTCAGACTTACCTCAGCAATGTCCTCTGCTGCTTTGTAGAGCAGCTGGCCAGCAAgacttctgattggctgaactaCCTCCGCTTCCTGATCCTCCCCGTTG GAGTCCACCCGCTGGCCAAGATCCTGGCCTCCCTGGATGCTAAATTCAGCAGCCTGTTCATGGATGTCAGCTGGAGGGAGCTGTTTGGCCGTCTGGAGCCTCCTCCTCATGTTATCA cATCAGATGCTGTCGGTGTAGCAGGTCGAGTGTCTCAATATTTGTCTGGAGCTGCTGTTTCTCACCTGTTTCCCATCTCAGAGGCCATGCTCACCTGCAAATACAAGAG CCATGAAGACGACTCCTGTCAGAAGTTTGTTCCTTTTATCGGG CTGGTCAAGGTTGGCATTGTGGAGCAGAACTTCATGACGACCTCAG TGGACTCCGATGACATCACACTGGGATCCCCTCCTACCCAATCGGGGGGACCAACCAGCATCACCTCCACACCTCCACCCTCCCCCTCCATCAG TTGTCCAGGAGAGGTGATGGGTCTGCAGGTGGACTATTGGAGCAGtcaggcaggaggaggagagcggAGGAAGGACGTGGGGATGAAGAACACCCTGAAGAGTAACTTCCGCTGTCTGCAGGTGTCGAGACTCAGTGGAGGAGAACTGATGAGCATGACAGTGGTGACCAAGGAGAAGAACAAGAAAG TCATGTTCCTCAGTAAGAAGACAAAGGAAAAGGAGGCGGAGTCTAGGAGTCAGCTGATTGAAGGAATCAGCAGGTTGATCTGTACGTCTAAACACCAGCACACGCTcagag tgtgtATAGACGGCGTTGAGTGGAACGATGTCAAGTTTTTCCAGCTCGCTGCTCAGTGGCCGACACACGTCAAACACTTTCCTGTTGGTATCTTTGGATACAACAAACCCTGA